In one Brassica oleracea var. oleracea cultivar TO1000 chromosome C9, BOL, whole genome shotgun sequence genomic region, the following are encoded:
- the LOC106313271 gene encoding probable protein S-acyltransferase 23 — protein sequence MMDSSSEIEVVPLDSNNTPHNPTESPAITDVFSASAYGDLNRLKRFVEHNGSSVSLPDPNGYYALQWAALNNSLHVAQYIIEHGGDVNAADNVQQTPLHWAAVKGSVEVADLMLQRGARIEAADVNGYRAVHVASQYGQTAFLNHLIVEYAADYNALDNGGRSPLHWAAYNGFTETVRLLLFRDACQNRQDNTGCTPLHWAVIKENVEACTLLVHAGTKEELILEDNTGATPLKLASDKGHRQLTLFLLKAMQTRSNSFVNKLFCGKLGETSYAPLLFGLIVTEMVLFFTSIVAASNLPKITAMAGLWAWFGLSCGVCALIAFRRCSSKDPGYVKRSNEVDSNHTANDPLIDINFNSPSWKGNWSQLCPTCKVIRPVRSKHCPTCKRCVEQFDHHCPWISNCVGKKNKRDFLVFVIMGGLTSFIGGSTAVQRIWRSNPHIHPSDSLIQHVLIEHPGAAVFLFFDLLIFIATMTLTISQAYMIARNITTNELWNTRRFSYLRGADGRFYNPYNHGWRRNCSDFLVNGYTRDDEVVPSSIL from the exons ATGATGGACTCCTCGTCGGAGATCGAAGTGGTGCCTTTAGATTCCAACAACACTCCCCACAACCCTACCGAATCTCCAGCCATCACAGACGTCTTCTCCGCTTCTGCCTACGGCGATCTCAACCGTCTCAAGCGCTTCGTCGAGCACAACGGCTCTTCCGTCTCTCTCCCCGATCCCAACGGCTACTACGCTCTCCAGTGGGCTGCGCTCAACAACTCCCTCCACGTCGCTCAATACATCATCGAG CACGGCGGCGATGTTAATGCGGCGGATAATGTACAGCAGACGCCATTGCATTGGGCGGCGGTTAAGGGCTCCGTTGAGGTTGCGGACCTTATGCTGCAGCGTGGAGCTCGAATTGAAGCAGCTGATGTGAATGGTTATAGG GCAGTGCATGTTGCCTCTCAATATGGACAGACAGCCTTCTTGAATCACCTTATTGTGGAATATGCAGCTGACTATAACGCTCTAGATAATGGAGGGAGGAGCCCGCTACATTG GGCTGCTTACAATGGATTCACGGAAACCGTCCGGTTACTTCTCTTTCGTGATGCATGTCAAAATAGACAAGACAACACAG GTTGCACTCCTTTGCACTGGGCCGTTATTAAGGAAAATGTTGAGGCTTGTACTCTGCTAGTTCATGCTGGAACCAAGGAGGAACTGATATTGGAGGATAACACTGGAGCCACCCCACTTAAGCTTGCATCTGATAAAGGTCACAGGCAGCTCACTCTTTTCCTT TTGAAGGCAATGCAAACTCGTAGTAATAGTTTCGTTAACAAGCTCTTCTGTGGAAAATTGGGAGAGACAAGCTATGCTCCTCTACTCTTCGGCTTAATAGTGACTGAAATGGTCCTTTTCTTCACATCCATTGTCGCAG CTTCGAACCTCCCTAAGATAACTGCTATGGCTGGACTGTGGGCATGGTTCGGTCTTTCATGTGGTGTTTGCGCACTAATAGCTTTCCGTCGTTGTAGCAG CAAAGATCCCGGGTACGTTAAAAGAAGCAATGAAGTTGACAGCAATCACACTGCGAAC GATCCTTTGATTGATATTAATTTCAACAGCCCCTCATGGAAAGGAAACTGGTCCCAACTCTGCCCCACTTGCAAG GTAATTAGACCGGTACGATCTAAGCACTGTCCTACCTGTAAGCGCTGCGTTGAGCAGTTTGACCATCACTGCCCTTGGATTTCAAACTGTGTTGGTAAG AAGAATAAACGGGACTTCTTAGTTTTTGTGATCATGGGAGGTTTAACATCATTCATTGGTGGCTCTACTGCTGTTCAAA GAATATGGAGAAGCAACCCACATATACACCCCAGTGACTCATTGATTCAACATGTGCTCATTGAACATCCCGGTGCTGCCGTGTTTCTGTTTTTCGACTTGCTTATTTTCATTGCGACCATGACGTTGACAATCTCACAGGCGTATATG ATAGCTCGGAATATTACAACGAACGAATTGTGGAACACGAGAAGATTCAGTTATTTGCGGGGAGCTGATGGGAGATTCTACAACCCTTATAACCATGGCTGGCGAAGAAACTGCTCTGATTTCTTGGTTAATGGCTACACCAGAGACGACGAGGTGGTCCCATCTTCAATTCTCTGA